TTGGAGGTGTTATAGCTTTGGCTTGGGGTCTTGACCTTGCTTTAATAATGTTTTTGTTTGGCCTTCAGGCCAGACTACCCAAATGCAAGACATTTATTGTTAATGTATTCTGTGATAATATGTCCTTGGTGCGGCTCTCATGTGCAGGTGATATCACAGTAAACAATATATATGGGTTGGTTATAACAGGATTTATTCAGGCTATTAGTGTGGGTGTGCAGTTATTCTCATATGCACATATACTTAAAACCTGCCTTACCCACTCTCAATCTGATGCTAAAATTAAGGCTGTAAATACTTGTTCTGCACAGATAATTATATTTGTTCTGTTTGAAATAGTCTGTACTGTTTGGGTACTTTCATATCGTTTCCAAAATATCTCTCCCAATGCTCAAAAATTGTGTGGCATATTAACTTTCACAGTCCCTCCAGTAGTCAATCCAGttatatatggaatgaaaacaaaaGATTTTAGAAATGCATTTCTTGTGGtcttcaaaaaaataaaggtcaCATTCACATAAACAAAAAGGTTTGTTCTTAAgtataattatattttaaattaaaatcagATATGCTGGCACTGTCCTGCAATGTGtcattaaaacataaataaataacaattatTTTGTCAATTCAAGAAAATGTTCATTCAGAATGATTTAATTTATGCAATTATCAACTGAGGTATATCTTTGGATGTTAATCAACAACAAATGTGCTGTTATCAAACcctttttattgttttatgtgtaaaaacaaaaaaataaatttcaTAAAGTGGTGTGAACAAATTTGAAATTTTTTTATGtcatttttttgtttggctACACATTCAGGAACCTGAAAAAACAAGTCTTCTTTTTAAACCAAAAATCAGAGCTGAGCATCTTCACACATTCATGTAGCACTTTGTTAAATATTCaaataaatgcatattttgttCAAAATAATTTGACTTTGTATACTGAAAGGACCTCATGGAATCAGAAGACATTTCATAACTTGCAAAATGCTTGTTACTGACTTGATAGGACTAGATAAAAAATATATCAGCTATAAGCTACCTGTGATAAGACACTGTTCCTGAGATTGAAGCTGACTGAATGATTTTGTTTGTTGCTCATGTCTGCTGATGCTCAAGGCAATGTTTAAGACAGCTGTAGACCTTTTGAATAGCAATTCTAAACTCAATACTTAAGAGCTAACATTCAAAATGTAAAAGTTTCACTGAACCTGTCTTTTTTCACCAAATACTGTTTTGCCTTTGGACTTGTGGAGCAGCCAACCAATGTAACTCACTGTATATGTGCAGAGGATGTAGAGaaacacacaggctgtttaAAAATGATCCTCATGCTCTGATCAGGCCATAAATCAGTATGTGGCATCACTCTTTGCCTTCAAAAAAGTATCAGCATCAAATATTGATTTGAGTTTCTCTTTTGTTCATTCACTTTGCATTTTGTTAATGACAAAAATACATTAACACTTATTTTATTGAAAGTATGATTATTTTGCAGCATATTTTCCATGTTCTTAAAGGTTTTTTACAATACTGTAGGAAAATgcaatttttatgtttttttttttattcagaagATTAAAATAGAACATTGAATATGACTGCCTTCAAGACTGCAAGCCACATGACGGAAAATGGATGAACCAACACACATGATGGAAATTGGGTGAACCAACAAGACAGCAGTTTAGAAGGATATGGACAGTTATTTAGGACATTCATTTGGAAATGAACAAAATCCATTCAGCGGTGGGGTGGGGGCATCAAAGACCTCTGCAACCATGCAAACGTAGGAGATGATGGGGGATGTGATGTGATGCACAtccttttactataacccccagcacagaggtaaagaacttaggcgtcacaatagacccagatctctcgttcgatacacacaataataatataactagggtagcgttctttcacttatgcaacattgctaaatttagaaacatattaaatactagtgatgcggaaaaactaatccatgcattcatatcctctcgtttagattattgcaacagtctcctagctggatgttccagtaaatcgataaacaaactccagctggttcagaacgcagcagcacgagtattaacaaaaactaaaaagtttgaacacattagtcccgtactatcgtcactacactggctgccaattagataaaatacttttattaacatatagaACACTACacggcttagctccagactatcttagtgaacttattgaacaatataacccagcacgttcacttcgctcgcaggacgcagggtttttaactgttcctaggatcaaaaagatcacagcagttggaagagccttttcttttaaagctccacaattgtggaataatcttcctgcctctattcgggactcagacacagtctcaatgtttaaatctcgACTAAAAACCtatctgtttactttggcctttgattaatctgttacatatttaccacatcacatatcttttctccgaggttcacctggggagtaacactgcagtcggagcctacaataccagcatcactgctccgacacggaatgaaagcctggcgttcatcaacagaaatttacagtgacaatatcaaaacccagaactttcatttttaccttttacttagtctgattgtgtgatttgtgtgtgacttgtgtatttgtctgtattttgtgtaatttgtgtgttaacgggccacccaatggaggatgggttcccttttgagtcttggttctcccgaggtttcttcctattccccaccatcatagggagtttttcctcgccactgtcgcctttggcttgctcattagggttctggaaccatagtattgttaaccttgtaaatcctgtaaagcgctttgtgacaacatgtgtatAAACTTAtatcaaataaactttgatttgatttgatttgatttgatgtgatgtgatggctGAAACATGGCACTTTGCAGACACATGCAGATTTGAAAAAAGTTGATTGTACTGAAAAAAATCGTAGCCGTCAAATCTATAACTTAATGCAAAACCAGAGTCAAAGGTAATCCAAGTTGGCATGCAAAACTAACATATATTAGGCGAAGGTACCAAGGGGCAAATCCAAAAGAGAATAGTCATACAAAAACCAGGTCAAATCATGAAAAAGATAACAAGGCGGAAAACGCTCAGTACGCTTACTACTATCAGATTCGGCAATACTTTGCATAGACACATTGGCAGAGAGGGGCTTATATGGGTAAGGCCAAGTAGGAACGGGTGTGAAGTTTAATGAAGGGAGGAGGATCATGGCAGCTGACGCATCCGATTCTGGGTGTTGTGGTCCTCCTGGTTATGCTGCATGACACCCACAGGACTCCAGTGTTCATCTCAATGCTGAAACATGAGGTGTTTTTGATTCATAGGGGGTGTTGAGGGTAGTGTCCATATCCCTGTTACATCTGCTCCCCCACATTGATTGGTTCTCCTTACAGCAGCAGTGGACTGTGGGCCACCTTCTATTCCACCCCTTCACATGCCTGTTCTGGTCTAATTGAAAAGTGTCAAATAATGAATACCATTATTAATCAGTGACTGACAGTTAAGCCAAGTTTCCTTTTAATGAATATCcaaataaatgtatattttgtTCAAAAATATGGGGTTGGCTTTGGAAATTGATACGACAACATCTCAGAGAACCAGAAGACCTATCAAAACTTGCAAATTGCCAATGGTCCACACACCCCAGTCATGTTTTAAAGAATTAAAATttgaattaataattaattctgTTTCTCCATGATAGCATACAGGTCTTCCTCTGTGTATCTGTCACTAGTTAGGGTTTCCCCTTCTATCAAGTGTGTACAGTGACTACCATCTTCTTTTGCTCGGCTATTGGCCAACTTCTGAAAATGTTGAGTGATGAAATAGAGGGTTGTGTGAGGGATGTGTTAGGGAGTAATTGTCATGGTCTCTGGAGGGCTAAACAATATTTAAATATGCCATTGTGCTCCACTGTTGATGCCACTACGTCTGTGCATTTGATTCATAGGGGGTGTTGAGGGTAGTGTCCATATCCCTGTTACATCTGCTCCCCCACATTGATTGG
This sequence is a window from Brachyhypopomus gauderio isolate BG-103 chromosome 16, BGAUD_0.2, whole genome shotgun sequence. Protein-coding genes within it:
- the LOC143478299 gene encoding olfactory receptor 52B2-like: MEAQLSNDTFSWILQIAKFDVHPDVVYPVFLTGALIYLFSVLCNGIILTLIVTQRSLHKPMFYIMFSLPLADILGITALLPRLLIDIVTQSNVVYYPTCVLQGFILHTYGSSVFFILAAMAFDRYIAICKPLRYQSIMTPITVGGVIALAWGLDLALIMFLFGLQARLPKCKTFIVNVFCDNMSLVRLSCAGDITVNNIYGLVITGFIQAISVGVQLFSYAHILKTCLTHSQSDAKIKAVNTCSAQIIIFVLFEIVCTVWVLSYRFQNISPNAQKLCGILTFTVPPVVNPVIYGMKTKDFRNAFLVVFKKIKVTFT